One genomic segment of Arthrobacter sp. JZ12 includes these proteins:
- the lipA gene encoding lipoyl synthase encodes MSLAPEGRRLLRVEARNAAVPVERKPDWIKAKVNIGPEFVSLKNQVKKEGLHTVCEEAGCPNIFECWEDREATFLIGGSECTRRCDFCQIDTGRPAPLDRSEPFKVAQSVQSMNLRYATVTGVARDDLPDEGVWLYAETIRQIHALNPGTGVEILIPDFSGKPEHIAAICEAQPEVFAHNVETVPRIFKRIRPAFRYERSLDVITQGRDRGMVTKSNLILGMGETREEISEALRDLHAAGCDLITITQYLRPSERHLPVDRWVKPQEFVELQEEADEIGFLGVMSGPLVRSSYRAGRLWARAMRKKGLELPPELAHIEDSGSTLQEASSLIAG; translated from the coding sequence GTGAGCCTGGCCCCCGAGGGACGCCGTCTGCTGCGCGTCGAGGCGCGAAACGCCGCGGTTCCCGTCGAACGCAAGCCTGACTGGATCAAAGCCAAGGTGAACATCGGCCCCGAATTCGTCAGCCTGAAAAACCAGGTTAAGAAGGAAGGGCTTCACACCGTCTGCGAGGAAGCAGGCTGTCCCAACATCTTCGAATGCTGGGAGGACCGTGAGGCCACCTTCCTCATCGGTGGGTCCGAATGCACCCGCCGCTGCGACTTCTGCCAGATCGACACGGGGCGTCCCGCACCGCTGGACCGCAGTGAACCGTTCAAGGTTGCGCAGTCCGTGCAGTCGATGAACCTGCGCTACGCAACTGTCACCGGCGTGGCACGTGATGATCTCCCGGACGAGGGTGTCTGGCTGTATGCCGAGACCATCCGGCAGATCCACGCTCTGAACCCTGGCACCGGCGTCGAAATACTCATTCCGGATTTTTCCGGCAAGCCCGAGCACATCGCTGCCATCTGCGAAGCCCAGCCTGAGGTCTTCGCCCACAACGTCGAGACCGTTCCCCGGATTTTCAAGCGCATCCGTCCCGCCTTCCGTTACGAGCGCTCACTCGACGTCATCACGCAGGGCCGCGACCGCGGCATGGTCACCAAGTCGAACCTGATCCTCGGAATGGGAGAGACCCGTGAGGAGATTTCCGAGGCACTGCGCGATCTGCACGCCGCGGGCTGTGATCTGATCACGATCACCCAATACCTTCGCCCAAGCGAGCGGCACCTGCCCGTGGACCGCTGGGTGAAGCCGCAGGAGTTCGTTGAGTTGCAGGAGGAAGCGGACGAGATCGGCTTCCTTGGCGTCATGAGCGGGCCCCTGGTTCGTTCCTCCTACCGCGCCGGCCGCCTGTGGGCTCGCGCCATGCGGAAAAAGGGTCTGGAGCTGCCCCCCGAACTGGCACACATCGAGGATTCGGGAAGCACCCTTCAGGAGGCCTCCAGCCTGATCGCTGGCTGA
- the lipB gene encoding lipoyl(octanoyl) transferase LipB: MTLEFSRIGFDPHFVDYLDGWERQRVLHEAVVEGTHPSTVLLLEHSPVYTAGKRTEEHEKPFDGTPVVPVDRGGKLTWHGPGQLVGYPILALPEPTRVADYVGILEDVIIAVLQDYNIRGVRIEGRSGVWLAADDQKPARKIAAIGIRINRRVTMHGFAINCSNDLSPFAQIIPCGITDAGVTSISAELGRTVTPADIVSRIEEELRKNKESLVLDAETVVPASGTAQAVGNDQPEGALL; encoded by the coding sequence ATGACTCTGGAGTTCTCCCGAATCGGGTTCGACCCGCACTTCGTCGACTACCTCGACGGCTGGGAACGGCAGCGTGTGCTGCATGAGGCGGTTGTCGAAGGTACGCACCCAAGCACGGTCCTGCTTTTGGAGCACTCTCCCGTGTACACCGCCGGCAAGCGGACCGAGGAGCACGAAAAGCCGTTCGATGGAACCCCGGTTGTTCCCGTGGACCGCGGAGGAAAGCTGACCTGGCACGGTCCGGGCCAGCTGGTGGGCTACCCCATCCTTGCGCTTCCGGAGCCCACCCGTGTTGCCGACTACGTGGGAATTCTTGAGGACGTCATCATTGCTGTCCTGCAGGACTACAACATCCGCGGTGTCAGGATCGAGGGCAGGTCCGGAGTGTGGTTGGCGGCGGACGATCAGAAGCCGGCGCGCAAGATCGCAGCGATCGGCATCCGCATCAACCGTCGGGTTACCATGCACGGCTTCGCCATCAACTGCAGCAACGACCTCTCCCCCTTCGCCCAGATCATCCCGTGTGGCATCACCGACGCCGGAGTCACCAGTATCTCGGCGGAGCTCGGGCGTACGGTCACGCCTGCCGACATCGTGTCGCGGATCGAGGAAGAGCTGCGCAAAAATAAGGAATCGCTGGTTCTCGACGCCGAAACCGTAGTGCCGGCGTCCGGCACAGCCCAAGCGGTCGGAAACGACCAGCCGGAAGGAGCATTACTGTGA
- the glnA gene encoding type I glutamate--ammonia ligase, producing the protein MFKNADEVLKYIADEDVKFVDVRFTDLPGVQQHFNVPAKSVDADFFVHGQLFDGSSIRGFQGIAESDMQLIPDVTTAFIDPFRIEKTLALNFSIVNPRTGDPYHRDPRGVAERAEAYLASSGIADTAFFAPEAEFYIFENIQYESSPQGAFYKLDSIEAPWNTGREEVGGNLGNKTPFKGGYFPVSPVDKQADLRDAMCVELDAVGLEVERSHHEVGGAGQAEINYKFTTMVHAADDLQKFKYIIKNVANAWGKSATFMPKPIFGDNGSGMHCHQSLWSNGEPLFYDERGYAGLSDLARWYIGGLLKHASAVLAFTNPTVNSYRRLVKGFEAPVNMVYSQGNRSAGIRIPITGSNPKAKRIEFRAPDPSSNPYLAFAAQLMAGLDGIKNRIEPADPIDKDLYELPAEEAKDIQKAPGSLEEALIALENDNEFLQAGGVFTQDLIDTWIAYKREVEITPLAARPNPYEFELYYGV; encoded by the coding sequence ATGTTCAAGAATGCGGACGAAGTCCTCAAGTACATCGCTGACGAAGATGTGAAGTTCGTAGACGTCCGTTTCACCGACCTTCCGGGCGTTCAGCAGCACTTCAACGTGCCGGCGAAGTCAGTAGACGCCGACTTCTTCGTACATGGTCAGCTGTTCGACGGATCCTCGATCCGGGGCTTCCAGGGCATTGCGGAATCCGATATGCAGCTGATCCCCGATGTCACCACCGCGTTCATCGACCCCTTCCGCATCGAGAAGACCCTCGCGCTGAACTTCTCGATCGTGAACCCCCGTACCGGTGACCCCTACCACCGCGACCCGCGCGGCGTGGCTGAGCGCGCCGAGGCCTACCTGGCATCAAGCGGCATTGCAGACACCGCCTTCTTCGCCCCCGAGGCCGAGTTCTACATCTTCGAGAACATCCAGTACGAGTCCAGCCCGCAGGGCGCTTTCTACAAGCTGGACTCGATCGAAGCACCCTGGAACACCGGCCGCGAGGAAGTCGGCGGAAACCTGGGCAACAAAACCCCCTTCAAGGGCGGCTACTTCCCCGTCTCGCCCGTTGACAAGCAGGCCGACCTGCGCGACGCAATGTGTGTTGAGCTGGATGCCGTAGGCCTTGAGGTCGAGCGTTCGCACCACGAAGTCGGCGGCGCCGGACAGGCGGAGATCAACTACAAGTTCACCACCATGGTGCACGCGGCTGACGACCTGCAGAAGTTCAAGTACATCATCAAGAACGTTGCCAACGCCTGGGGCAAGTCGGCAACCTTCATGCCGAAGCCGATCTTCGGTGACAACGGTTCCGGCATGCACTGCCACCAGTCGCTTTGGAGCAACGGCGAACCGCTGTTCTACGACGAGCGCGGCTACGCCGGCCTGTCGGACCTTGCTCGCTGGTACATCGGTGGCCTGTTGAAGCACGCTTCTGCAGTCCTCGCCTTCACCAACCCGACGGTCAACTCCTACCGCCGCCTGGTCAAGGGCTTCGAGGCTCCCGTCAACATGGTCTACTCGCAGGGTAACCGTTCGGCTGGCATCCGCATCCCGATCACCGGTTCCAATCCCAAGGCCAAGCGCATCGAGTTCCGCGCTCCGGACCCCTCCTCCAACCCGTACCTGGCGTTCGCCGCACAGCTGATGGCGGGCTTGGACGGGATCAAGAACAGGATCGAACCGGCTGACCCGATCGACAAGGACCTGTACGAGCTTCCTGCCGAAGAAGCCAAGGACATCCAGAAGGCACCGGGTTCGCTCGAAGAAGCTCTCATCGCCCTTGAGAACGACAATGAGTTCCTGCAGGCGGGCGGCGTGTTCACCCAGGATCTCATCGATACCTGGATCGCCTACAAGCGCGAGGTGGAGATTACTCCGCTCGCGGCACGCCCGAACCCCTACGAGTTCGAGCTGTACTACGGCGTCTAG
- a CDS encoding DUF4191 domain-containing protein, which translates to MANSTDTDGSRPQRRLFSRKPKADKPPKKPGTWKRIAEVFAMTRRNDPNVVWIMVLTFLAVIAVGLLIGFLIRNVITMVIIAVPLAFLAALFILSRRAERAAFAQIEGKPGAAGAALSVLRRGWILKDEPVAVNPRTQDAVFRAIGRPGIVLVAEGPVVRVKQLVNGERVKMNRIVPGVPVHVVHAGSGEGQVPLQRIAKKLQKMKKTLTRQEVTAVDKRLSALGTRMPIPKGVDPFKARPDRKAMRGR; encoded by the coding sequence ATGGCCAACAGCACTGATACCGACGGATCACGTCCACAGCGTCGTCTCTTCTCTCGCAAGCCCAAGGCGGACAAGCCGCCCAAGAAGCCGGGAACCTGGAAGCGCATCGCTGAAGTTTTCGCGATGACGCGGCGCAACGATCCGAACGTCGTCTGGATCATGGTCCTGACTTTCCTGGCTGTTATCGCCGTCGGACTGCTGATCGGCTTCCTTATCCGCAACGTGATCACCATGGTCATTATCGCGGTGCCGCTGGCATTCCTCGCTGCGCTGTTCATCCTCTCGAGGCGTGCTGAACGGGCCGCCTTCGCGCAGATCGAAGGAAAGCCGGGCGCGGCCGGGGCTGCGCTGAGCGTCCTCCGCCGTGGCTGGATCCTCAAGGACGAACCGGTGGCGGTCAACCCGCGTACTCAAGACGCCGTCTTCCGCGCAATCGGCCGTCCCGGGATCGTCCTGGTCGCCGAAGGGCCCGTTGTCCGCGTCAAGCAACTGGTCAATGGGGAGCGGGTAAAGATGAACCGGATCGTCCCCGGTGTCCCGGTGCACGTGGTGCACGCCGGCAGCGGAGAGGGACAGGTGCCGCTCCAGCGCATCGCCAAGAAGCTGCAGAAAATGAAGAAGACCCTTACCCGTCAGGAAGTCACCGCCGTCGACAAGCGGTTGAGCGCCCTCGGAACCCGTATGCCTATTCCCAAGGGTGTGGATCCGTTCAAGGCCCGCCCGGACCGGAAGGCCATGCGGGGCCGCTAG
- a CDS encoding RDD family protein yields MVERRDISSWLEGPPSRGEGHWPGQRLGRPRDGKGSIARPGRRLGALAIDWALCTLISAAFFRYDGMATLGIFAIEQMVLVGTLGYSVGHRVFGMQVQKLTGQAAGFGSGIIRTLLICLVIPAVVFDEDQRGLHDRAARTVLVRI; encoded by the coding sequence GTGGTTGAGCGTAGAGATATCAGTTCATGGCTGGAGGGTCCGCCGTCGCGCGGAGAGGGCCACTGGCCGGGGCAGCGCCTCGGCCGTCCGAGGGACGGCAAGGGCTCCATTGCCCGTCCCGGACGCCGATTGGGTGCCCTTGCGATTGACTGGGCGTTGTGCACCCTGATTTCCGCCGCATTCTTTCGCTACGACGGGATGGCAACGCTGGGAATCTTCGCGATCGAGCAGATGGTTCTCGTCGGAACGCTCGGTTACAGCGTGGGTCACAGGGTTTTCGGCATGCAGGTCCAAAAGCTGACCGGGCAGGCGGCGGGCTTCGGCTCAGGGATCATCCGTACCCTGCTGATCTGCCTCGTGATCCCAGCGGTGGTTTTCGACGAGGATCAACGCGGCCTGCATGACCGCGCGGCCCGAACCGTCCTCGTGAGGATATGA
- a CDS encoding bifunctional [glutamine synthetase] adenylyltransferase/[glutamine synthetase]-adenylyl-L-tyrosine phosphorylase — translation MSLNRELISRGFTDLDKSSRFLAAPELRNIPEDRLFAGLVSAANPDLALQSLVRLLAVQPDLADLVRSGDGDAEALFRLLGASEALAEFLMRHPEHVDVVRARTSAEPGRVDAEELRTSLLSSVEADHRSSQPVAGVAGADAYRALRTRYRRHLAELAIRDLSAASPTDFLPAVGRELADLAAAALEAALAVARADLAGTFPEADIAAVRLSVIGMGKCGAGELNYISDVDVIYVIEADGLEEERATRIGTALASGISRAIISAGREPGLWEVDANLRPEGKDGPLVRTLDSHLTYYARWAQTWEFQALLKARPVAGDADLGARYAKAVSELVWTSSEREGFVASVQAMRRRVTDNIPSHEVHRQIKLGTGGLRDVEFTVQLLQLVHGKVDESVRTPATTAAIAALSAAGYIGRRDAEEFDRAYRYLRVLEHRIQLVQMRRTHLMPEDEASLKALAKSSASPLVDTRPTAAALTDEWQQTKRLVRRLHESIFYRPLLNAAANLSADEVRLTPEAARARLAALGYLDPRGALRHIEALTSGISRRSALQRQLLPVLLDWLANGVDPDAGLLGFRRLSESLGETHWYLGMLRDAKAAAERLCHILSSSRFITDLLEVSPESTKWLGTDKELEPLPFEAQWQEIQSKMSRHPQPQEAIRLIRLIRRREILRIAIADSSGLLSQEEVGRALADADRAAVLGALNVAEAEVRGGDEPLTDVVVVAMGRQGGREITYGSDADVMYVHRPRPGAEAEAAQREAERIVTLLRQRLQQPCTPPILAERVLEVDADLRPEGKQGPMVRSLESFREYYRRWSLVWESQALLRALPMAGDDGLSSAFQELIDPLRYERTVTDADLREIRRIKARVESERLPRGADPSRHLKLGRGGLSDVEWLIQLLQLQHARDIRALRTTSTLEAMDAVQEHGLLPSDDVATLRASWRLASRIRSANTIWGGKQSDLLPSSRRDLEAVARWCGYGSGKGTQLEEDYLRLTRRSRAIFERHFYGYDG, via the coding sequence ATGAGCCTGAACAGGGAACTGATCAGCAGGGGATTCACCGACCTCGACAAGAGCAGCCGGTTCCTCGCCGCGCCGGAGCTGCGGAACATACCTGAAGACCGGCTCTTCGCGGGCCTCGTGAGCGCCGCGAACCCGGATCTGGCCCTGCAGTCCCTGGTGCGCCTGCTCGCAGTCCAGCCGGATCTGGCAGACCTTGTCCGGTCCGGGGACGGTGATGCAGAGGCGCTTTTCCGGCTCCTCGGCGCATCAGAGGCACTGGCCGAGTTCCTGATGCGGCATCCGGAACATGTTGATGTTGTGCGGGCCCGGACGAGCGCTGAGCCGGGTCGCGTAGATGCCGAGGAGCTGCGGACATCACTGCTGTCCTCGGTTGAAGCGGATCACCGGTCATCACAGCCGGTTGCCGGTGTAGCGGGAGCGGACGCTTACCGTGCCCTGAGGACGCGCTACCGCAGGCATCTCGCAGAGCTTGCCATCCGCGATCTGAGTGCCGCCTCTCCCACCGATTTCCTGCCTGCGGTGGGACGGGAGTTGGCCGATCTCGCTGCTGCCGCGCTGGAAGCGGCCCTCGCCGTCGCCCGCGCGGACCTGGCCGGCACATTCCCCGAAGCCGACATCGCGGCGGTCCGGCTGTCGGTGATCGGCATGGGCAAGTGCGGTGCCGGCGAACTGAACTACATTTCCGACGTCGACGTCATCTACGTGATTGAAGCAGACGGGCTGGAGGAGGAGCGTGCAACCCGCATTGGGACCGCACTTGCTTCCGGGATTTCCCGTGCGATCATCTCGGCGGGCCGGGAACCCGGACTGTGGGAAGTCGATGCGAATCTGCGGCCCGAAGGCAAGGACGGACCCCTTGTACGGACGCTGGATTCGCACCTGACCTACTACGCCCGATGGGCGCAGACGTGGGAATTCCAGGCGCTGCTGAAAGCCCGGCCGGTCGCGGGCGACGCCGACCTCGGCGCCCGGTACGCCAAAGCCGTCTCCGAACTCGTGTGGACATCATCGGAACGCGAGGGCTTCGTGGCATCAGTGCAGGCAATGCGCCGCCGCGTGACCGACAACATCCCATCCCACGAGGTCCACCGGCAGATCAAACTCGGCACGGGCGGCCTTCGCGACGTCGAGTTCACTGTGCAGCTGCTCCAACTGGTGCACGGCAAGGTGGACGAGTCCGTGCGTACGCCGGCAACCACCGCCGCCATTGCTGCGCTCAGCGCCGCCGGTTACATCGGGCGGCGGGACGCTGAGGAGTTCGACCGGGCGTACCGGTACCTGCGTGTCCTTGAGCACCGGATTCAACTGGTCCAGATGCGCCGCACGCACCTGATGCCGGAGGACGAGGCGAGCCTTAAGGCACTGGCGAAGTCCTCGGCGAGTCCGCTGGTCGACACCCGGCCGACGGCAGCAGCCCTGACCGATGAGTGGCAGCAGACCAAACGGCTGGTACGGCGGCTGCACGAGTCGATCTTCTACCGTCCGCTGTTGAACGCGGCAGCAAATTTGAGTGCCGACGAGGTTCGTCTGACGCCGGAAGCGGCGCGCGCGCGGCTTGCAGCACTCGGCTATCTCGACCCGCGTGGCGCCCTGCGGCATATTGAGGCGCTCACAAGCGGCATCAGCCGGAGGTCCGCCCTGCAGCGCCAACTCCTGCCGGTGCTGCTCGACTGGCTGGCCAACGGCGTGGATCCCGACGCAGGCCTCCTCGGCTTCCGCCGCCTGAGTGAGTCGCTTGGGGAGACCCACTGGTACCTGGGCATGCTGAGGGATGCCAAGGCCGCCGCCGAGCGGCTCTGCCACATCCTTTCATCGAGCCGGTTCATCACCGACCTGCTGGAAGTCTCGCCCGAGTCCACCAAGTGGTTGGGAACGGACAAGGAACTGGAGCCGCTGCCGTTTGAAGCGCAGTGGCAGGAGATCCAGTCGAAGATGTCCCGTCATCCGCAGCCGCAGGAGGCGATCCGGCTCATCCGCCTGATCCGACGCCGCGAGATCCTGAGGATCGCCATCGCTGACAGCTCCGGTCTGCTCAGCCAGGAGGAAGTGGGAAGGGCCCTTGCCGACGCCGACCGGGCCGCGGTCCTCGGTGCTCTCAACGTTGCAGAAGCAGAGGTACGGGGCGGCGATGAGCCGCTGACCGACGTCGTGGTGGTGGCGATGGGGCGCCAGGGCGGGCGGGAGATCACCTACGGCTCGGATGCCGACGTAATGTACGTGCACCGGCCGCGCCCCGGTGCGGAGGCCGAGGCCGCGCAGCGGGAGGCTGAACGGATCGTCACGCTGCTGCGCCAGCGCCTCCAGCAGCCGTGCACGCCGCCGATCCTCGCTGAGCGCGTCCTCGAAGTCGACGCGGACCTCCGACCTGAGGGCAAGCAGGGGCCGATGGTCCGGTCGCTCGAATCCTTCCGCGAGTACTACCGCCGCTGGTCGCTGGTGTGGGAGTCGCAGGCGCTGTTGCGGGCCCTTCCGATGGCCGGCGATGACGGGCTCAGTTCGGCATTCCAGGAACTGATCGATCCGCTCAGGTATGAACGGACGGTCACCGATGCGGACCTCCGGGAGATTCGCAGGATCAAGGCCCGGGTCGAATCCGAGCGGCTTCCGCGTGGAGCGGACCCTTCACGCCACCTGAAGCTGGGCAGGGGCGGACTCAGTGACGTCGAGTGGCTGATACAGCTCCTGCAGCTTCAACACGCCCGCGACATCCGCGCCCTTCGGACCACTTCAACGCTGGAAGCAATGGACGCTGTGCAGGAACATGGGCTTCTGCCGTCCGACGACGTCGCCACCCTGCGTGCCAGCTGGCGACTCGCCTCCCGCATCCGGTCGGCGAACACCATCTGGGGCGGGAAGCAGTCCGACCTCCTGCCGTCCTCGCGACGCGACCTCGAGGCAGTAGCGCGTTGGTGCGGGTACGGGTCGGGCAAGGGAACCCAGCTTGAAGAGGACTACCTGCGGCTGACCCGACGCAGCCGTGCCATCTTCGAGCGCCACTTCTACGGCTACGACGGCTGA